From Paraburkholderia hayleyella, a single genomic window includes:
- a CDS encoding ectoine synthase, whose protein sequence is MIVRTVAQTTGTPHHASGPGWDSKRLIVAADQVGYSVHDTTVKEGAEQILEYKHHIEANYCFAGEGEVVDVASGITYPLRPGTIYVLDKHDRHILRALKGDLRLVCVFNPALAGAETHQADGSYAPLDTAATD, encoded by the coding sequence ATGATCGTCCGCACCGTTGCACAAACCACCGGCACGCCACACCACGCCAGCGGTCCTGGCTGGGACAGCAAACGCCTGATCGTCGCCGCCGACCAGGTCGGTTATTCGGTACATGACACCACCGTCAAGGAAGGCGCCGAACAGATCCTCGAATACAAGCACCACATCGAAGCCAATTATTGCTTCGCCGGAGAAGGCGAAGTCGTGGACGTGGCAAGCGGCATCACCTATCCGCTGCGCCCCGGCACGATTTACGTCCTCGACAAGCATGACCGGCACATTCTGCGGGCGCTCAAAGGCGATTTGCGTCTGGTGTGCGTGTTCAATCCCGCGCTCGCGGGCGCTGAAACGCATCAGGCGGATGGCAGCTACGCGCCGCTCGATACGGCTGCGACTGACTAA
- a CDS encoding DUF3096 domain-containing protein, which yields MTASFSLGPLVSLIAGILILVMPRLLNYIVALYLIIIGVIGIFGVGSTHF from the coding sequence ATGACCGCCAGCTTTAGCCTCGGCCCACTTGTGTCACTCATCGCGGGCATCCTGATTCTTGTCATGCCTCGCCTGCTCAACTACATCGTCGCGCTTTATCTGATCATCATCGGCGTCATCGGCATCTTCGGTGTCGGCTCCACGCATTTTTAA
- a CDS encoding glycoside hydrolase family 15 protein, with protein sequence MPALIEDYALVGDGLTAALISRDGSVDWLCWPRFDSGACFAALLGTEANGCWRLAPVSDTPPIITRRYRGETLILETDFETPEGAVTIIDFMPRGNGWSELIRIVVGRRGTVRMKMELVLRFDYGFSIPWVSRLTHENGIKAIVGPDAVVLRTPIEMHGENMRTLAEFDVSADERVPFSLAYAASHLRLPPPRDPFTALARTENFWLEWSARGTVQGRWAPQIRRSLITLKALAYEPTGGIVAAPTTSLPEHLGGSRNWDYRYCWLRDATITLLAMMRGGYYEEARAWRTWLARVTAGAPEQLQIMYGIAGERRLPEFEIEWLPGYENSKPVRIGNNAVGQLQLDVYGEVMNALHLARVGGLQADDTAWNVQCTILKHLETIWEQPDEGIWETRGGRQHFTFSKVMAWVAFDRAIKSAEMFDLPAPLEHWRELRARIHADVCARAWNPALNVFAQTYGGSDLDASVLLLPLLGFLPPSDPRIKHTVAAIERDLTHDGFVMRYRTTEFNDGLPPGEGTFLACSFWLVDNLALQGRMEEARAMYERLLALANDVGLLAEEYDPASGRLVGNFPQAFSHVALVHTGLNLMKHEQAMARTAGQPALNGGESLEKLEQDTP encoded by the coding sequence ATGCCCGCACTCATTGAAGACTATGCCCTCGTAGGCGACGGCCTCACCGCCGCACTGATCTCCCGCGACGGCTCCGTCGACTGGCTTTGCTGGCCGCGTTTCGATTCCGGCGCCTGCTTCGCCGCGTTATTGGGCACCGAAGCCAACGGCTGCTGGCGCCTCGCGCCGGTAAGCGACACGCCGCCCATCATCACGCGGCGCTATCGCGGCGAAACCCTCATCCTCGAAACCGATTTCGAAACGCCCGAAGGCGCCGTCACCATCATCGATTTCATGCCACGCGGCAACGGCTGGTCCGAGCTGATCCGTATCGTCGTCGGCCGCCGCGGCACCGTGCGCATGAAGATGGAGCTGGTGTTGCGTTTCGACTATGGCTTCTCGATTCCGTGGGTCAGCCGCCTGACTCACGAAAACGGCATCAAGGCGATCGTCGGCCCGGATGCCGTGGTGCTGCGCACCCCCATCGAGATGCACGGCGAAAACATGCGCACGCTCGCCGAATTCGACGTCTCGGCGGATGAACGCGTGCCCTTCTCGCTGGCCTACGCGGCTTCGCATTTGCGCTTGCCGCCGCCGCGCGATCCTTTTACCGCGCTCGCACGCACCGAGAATTTCTGGCTCGAATGGTCCGCTCGCGGCACGGTGCAAGGCCGCTGGGCGCCGCAAATCCGCCGCTCGCTGATCACGCTCAAGGCGCTGGCATATGAACCGACTGGTGGCATCGTCGCCGCACCGACCACCTCGCTGCCGGAACACCTCGGCGGCTCGCGCAACTGGGATTACCGCTATTGCTGGCTGCGCGATGCCACGATCACACTGCTGGCGATGATGCGCGGGGGCTATTACGAGGAAGCTCGCGCCTGGCGCACCTGGCTGGCGCGCGTGACCGCCGGCGCACCCGAGCAGTTGCAGATCATGTATGGCATCGCGGGCGAGCGGCGTCTGCCCGAATTCGAAATCGAATGGCTGCCGGGCTACGAAAACTCGAAGCCCGTGCGCATTGGCAATAACGCCGTCGGCCAGTTGCAGCTCGATGTGTATGGCGAAGTGATGAATGCCCTGCACCTGGCGCGCGTGGGCGGCTTGCAGGCCGATGACACCGCCTGGAACGTGCAGTGCACCATTCTTAAACATCTCGAAACCATCTGGGAACAGCCCGACGAAGGTATCTGGGAAACGCGTGGCGGACGCCAGCATTTCACGTTTTCGAAAGTCATGGCGTGGGTCGCGTTCGACCGCGCGATCAAGTCAGCGGAGATGTTCGACCTGCCTGCGCCGCTGGAACACTGGCGCGAGCTGCGCGCACGCATCCATGCCGATGTCTGCGCCCGGGCCTGGAACCCGGCGCTCAACGTTTTTGCGCAAACCTATGGCGGCAGCGATCTCGATGCGAGCGTGCTGCTGTTACCGCTGCTGGGGTTCCTGCCGCCGTCGGACCCGCGCATCAAACACACGGTGGCGGCCATCGAGCGCGATCTGACGCACGATGGTTTTGTCATGCGCTATCGCACCACGGAATTCAACGATGGGCTGCCGCCAGGCGAAGGTACGTTCCTTGCTTGCAGTTTCTGGCTAGTCGATAACCTCGCGTTGCAAGGGCGAATGGAAGAAGCACGGGCAATGTACGAACGGCTGCTCGCGCTCGCCAACGATGTCGGCCTGCTAGCGGAAGAATACGACCCTGCGTCGGGCCGCCTGGTCGGTAATTTTCCTCAGGCGTTCTCGCATGTGGCGCTGGTCCATACCGGCCTCAACCTGATGAAGCATGAACAGGCCATGGCGCGCACAGCGGGCCAGCCTGCGCTGAATGGCGGCGAAAGTCTTGAGAAGCTGGAGCAGGACACGCCATAG
- a CDS encoding polyhydroxyalkanoate depolymerase: MLYQIHEFQRALLGPMTAWAQAASHSFANPASPLSFVPGATRLAAGYELLYRLGKDYEKPEFNLRQIVKDGHHIPIIEQTIIEKPFCRLLRFKRYADDNEAVLQLKDEPVVLVCAPLSGHHSTLLRDTVRTLLQDHKVYLTDWIDARMVPLETGAFHLDDYVAYIQEFIRHIGASKLHVISVCQPTVPVLAAISLMASRGEDTPRTMTMMGGPIDARKSPTSVNSLATQHSFEWFENNVIYTVPPNYPGFGRKVYPGFLQHTGFVAMNPGRHANSHWDFYQSLLRGDEEDAEAHRRFYDEYNAVLDMAAEFYLETIDVVFQSFSLAEGTWHVAGEHVRPQDIVNTALLTIEGELDDISGSGQTHAAHDLCTGIAAHNKQHLTAENCGHYGIFSGRRWRNVIYPQLRDFIRASNAAASATADKTAPPAKHTRHVEKENAKTRAERTQA; this comes from the coding sequence ATGCTTTACCAGATTCACGAATTCCAGCGCGCACTGCTCGGCCCCATGACGGCCTGGGCCCAGGCCGCCTCGCACTCATTTGCCAATCCCGCCAGCCCGCTTTCCTTCGTCCCTGGCGCTACGCGCCTCGCAGCGGGCTACGAGTTGCTCTACCGGCTCGGCAAGGATTACGAAAAACCCGAATTCAACTTGCGCCAGATCGTCAAGGATGGCCACCACATCCCGATCATCGAACAAACCATCATCGAAAAACCGTTTTGCCGCCTGCTGCGCTTCAAGCGCTACGCCGACGACAACGAAGCCGTCCTGCAACTGAAAGACGAACCCGTGGTGCTGGTTTGCGCACCGCTCTCCGGCCATCACTCGACGTTGCTGCGCGATACCGTGCGCACGCTGCTGCAAGACCACAAGGTTTATCTCACCGACTGGATCGACGCACGCATGGTGCCGCTCGAAACCGGTGCCTTCCACCTGGACGATTACGTCGCTTACATTCAGGAGTTCATCCGTCATATCGGCGCGAGCAAACTGCATGTCATTTCGGTTTGCCAGCCGACGGTGCCGGTGCTTGCCGCCATCTCGCTCATGGCCAGCCGGGGTGAGGACACGCCGCGCACGATGACCATGATGGGTGGCCCGATCGACGCGCGCAAAAGCCCGACATCGGTCAACTCGCTAGCCACGCAGCATTCGTTCGAATGGTTCGAAAACAACGTGATTTACACCGTGCCACCGAACTATCCAGGCTTTGGCCGCAAGGTATATCCAGGCTTTTTGCAACATACCGGTTTTGTCGCTATGAACCCTGGACGCCACGCCAACTCACACTGGGATTTCTACCAAAGCCTGTTGCGCGGTGACGAAGAAGACGCTGAAGCCCATCGCCGCTTTTATGACGAATACAACGCGGTGCTGGACATGGCGGCCGAGTTCTACCTCGAAACCATTGACGTCGTCTTTCAGTCGTTCAGCCTGGCGGAAGGCACGTGGCATGTGGCGGGCGAACATGTCCGGCCACAGGACATCGTCAACACCGCGCTGTTGACGATCGAAGGTGAGCTTGACGACATTTCCGGCAGTGGCCAGACACACGCCGCACATGATTTATGCACGGGTATTGCGGCACATAACAAACAACATCTGACAGCGGAAAACTGCGGCCACTACGGTATTTTTTCGGGCCGGCGCTGGCGCAACGTGATCTATCCGCAACTGCGCGACTTCATCCGTGCCAGCAATGCTGCCGCCTCTGCCACCGCAGACAAAACCGCCCCGCCAGCAAAACACACGCGCCACGTGGAAAAGGAAAACGCCAAAACCCGTGCCGAACGGACACAGGCCTGA
- a CDS encoding TetR family transcriptional regulator, with amino-acid sequence MNQSKIKRDPEGTRRRILLAAAEEFAKGGLSGARVDQIARRAETNERMLYYYFGSKEQLFTAVLEHTFGVLNEAERALDLDGLAPIEAITRLAHFVWDFYRDHPELVRLLNNENLHEARYLKAAIRIPEMVSPIVVKLGNILERGQNAGLFRAHVDPLRFYVTLSGLGYYAVSNGHTLAATLGRDFSNAAERSEMVQMNTDLLLAWLMRR; translated from the coding sequence ATGAATCAGTCAAAAATCAAAAGAGATCCAGAGGGCACGCGCCGCCGCATTTTGCTCGCGGCCGCGGAGGAGTTCGCTAAAGGAGGGTTGTCAGGCGCCCGGGTTGACCAGATTGCCCGCCGTGCCGAAACCAACGAACGCATGCTGTATTACTACTTCGGCAGCAAGGAGCAGTTATTTACGGCGGTGCTCGAACATACCTTTGGCGTGCTGAATGAAGCTGAGCGTGCGCTCGATCTGGATGGCCTTGCACCCATCGAGGCGATCACGCGGCTGGCGCATTTTGTCTGGGATTTTTACCGCGATCATCCTGAACTGGTGCGGCTTCTCAATAACGAGAACCTGCATGAGGCGCGGTATCTGAAAGCCGCGATACGTATCCCCGAGATGGTGTCGCCGATTGTCGTCAAGCTGGGCAATATTCTGGAGCGCGGACAAAACGCCGGGCTGTTCCGGGCCCATGTCGATCCGTTACGCTTTTATGTCACGCTCTCCGGGCTGGGCTATTACGCCGTGTCGAACGGCCATACGCTGGCGGCTACGCTGGGGCGGGATTTCAGCAACGCGGCTGAACGCAGTGAGATGGTGCAGATGAATACCGATTTACTGCTGGCCTGGCTGATGCGGCGTTAG
- the rsxB gene encoding electron transport complex subunit RsxB, translating to MTDSPKLADLIEDLLPQTQCTKCGYDACRPYAEAIAQGTANYNQCPPGGAQGIVRLARVLGQPVIPLNPENGVERPRPLAVIDEALCIGCTLCLQACPVDAIVGAPKQMHTVVEALCTGCDLCVAPCPVDCIAMVPITGDATGWDAWTQQQADEARMRHDQRLARLKREREAAETRTAARRASSSTADATRMEPPGSTAAATHATETAHTEAEAKKRAMIQAALERARKKKTELTAQGLGPQNTASVSADVQAQIDAAEARRQRLGIGSADAPDHATAPPSTPPKH from the coding sequence GTGACCGATTCCCCCAAACTCGCCGATCTCATTGAAGATCTGCTGCCCCAGACGCAATGCACCAAGTGTGGCTACGATGCCTGCCGCCCCTATGCAGAGGCGATTGCGCAAGGTACGGCCAACTACAATCAATGTCCGCCAGGCGGGGCACAAGGCATCGTGCGCCTCGCCCGGGTGCTGGGCCAACCCGTGATCCCGCTTAACCCGGAAAACGGGGTCGAACGGCCCCGGCCGCTCGCGGTCATCGACGAAGCCCTGTGCATTGGCTGCACGCTGTGCTTGCAGGCATGTCCCGTCGATGCCATTGTGGGCGCGCCTAAACAGATGCACACCGTCGTCGAAGCCCTCTGCACGGGCTGTGATTTATGCGTTGCGCCATGCCCGGTGGATTGCATTGCGATGGTACCCATCACCGGTGATGCCACAGGCTGGGACGCCTGGACCCAGCAGCAGGCCGATGAAGCGCGCATGCGTCATGACCAGCGTCTCGCCCGGCTCAAGCGCGAGCGCGAAGCAGCTGAAACGCGCACCGCCGCCCGCCGCGCGAGTTCGTCCACCGCCGACGCCACCCGCATGGAGCCTCCCGGCAGCACTGCCGCGGCCACTCACGCCACCGAAACCGCTCACACCGAGGCCGAAGCCAAAAAGCGCGCGATGATCCAGGCGGCACTCGAGCGTGCCCGCAAGAAAAAAACCGAACTCACAGCCCAAGGCCTGGGCCCGCAAAACACCGCGAGTGTCAGCGCCGATGTCCAGGCCCAGATTGATGCCGCCGAAGCCCGCCGCCAGCGTCTCGGCATCGGCTCAGCCGACGCCCCGGATCACGCTACCGCGCCGCCTTCCACTCCCCCGAAACACTAA
- the nth gene encoding endonuclease III, protein MNANKRLALFETLQSLNPHPTTELEYTSPFELLIAVMLSAQATDVSVNKATRRMFPVANTPQQILALGEAGVIEYIKTIGLFRVKAKNVIATCRILLERYGGEVPDQREALESLPGVGRKTANVILNTAFGQPVIAVDTHIFRVANRTGLAPGKDVRAVEAALEKFTPEAFKHDAHHWLILHGRYVCKARKPECWHCAIEPLCEFKPKTPPPAH, encoded by the coding sequence ATGAATGCGAACAAACGCCTCGCCCTCTTCGAAACCCTGCAAAGCCTCAACCCACATCCCACAACCGAGCTCGAATACACTAGCCCATTCGAATTGCTCATCGCCGTGATGCTGTCGGCCCAGGCCACCGATGTTTCGGTGAACAAAGCCACGCGGCGCATGTTTCCCGTAGCCAATACACCGCAGCAGATCCTCGCGCTCGGCGAAGCCGGTGTTATCGAGTACATCAAAACCATTGGTCTTTTTCGCGTCAAGGCGAAAAACGTGATTGCGACCTGCCGTATCCTGCTCGAGCGATATGGCGGCGAGGTTCCAGACCAGCGCGAAGCGCTCGAAAGCCTGCCTGGCGTAGGCCGTAAAACCGCCAACGTGATCCTGAATACAGCGTTCGGCCAGCCCGTAATTGCAGTCGATACGCATATTTTCCGTGTGGCAAACCGGACTGGGCTCGCACCCGGCAAGGATGTCCGTGCCGTCGAAGCCGCTCTGGAAAAATTTACGCCTGAGGCCTTCAAGCACGATGCGCATCACTGGCTGATCCTGCATGGCCGTTATGTCTGCAAGGCGCGCAAACCTGAGTGCTGGCATTGCGCGATCGAACCACTCTGTGAATTCAAACCGAAAACGCCGCCACCTGCGCACTAG
- a CDS encoding DUF1841 family protein, protein MFNPSRDEVRRFFIDTWRKQREGSVLTPLEAIAADWIIQHPEYHANLVPTHPAAAANQDYSPENGQTNPFLHLSMHLAISEQLSIDQPPGIRAAHDRLAARLGSPHDAQHAIMECLGETLWEAQRSGMPPDTEAYLQRIKQQASRD, encoded by the coding sequence ATGTTCAATCCCAGCCGCGACGAAGTCCGACGTTTCTTCATTGATACCTGGCGCAAGCAGCGCGAGGGCAGCGTGTTGACGCCACTGGAGGCCATCGCCGCCGACTGGATCATTCAGCATCCCGAATATCATGCCAACCTGGTTCCGACCCATCCTGCTGCAGCGGCCAATCAGGACTATTCACCCGAAAACGGCCAGACCAATCCGTTTTTGCATTTGTCGATGCATCTGGCTATCAGCGAGCAGCTCTCGATTGACCAGCCCCCTGGCATCCGTGCGGCTCATGACCGGCTCGCCGCACGTCTCGGCTCGCCGCACGACGCCCAGCACGCCATCATGGAATGCCTTGGCGAAACACTTTGGGAAGCCCAGCGCAGCGGCATGCCGCCGGATACCGAAGCTTATTTGCAACGCATCAAACAACAGGCCTCGCGCGACTAG
- a CDS encoding c-type cytochrome, with amino-acid sequence MKKFQQTRLTVFKSVCAALALTGCAVVSNAAHAADADNGKRLSDSHNCAACHGAKLNTPVSPEYPKLAGQHADYTYWALRQYQMGTGNPHLGRNNAIMQAQVQSLSQSDMKDIAAYIESLKGDLVLKK; translated from the coding sequence ATGAAGAAGTTCCAGCAGACACGCCTCACGGTGTTCAAGTCGGTATGTGCGGCGCTTGCGCTGACAGGCTGCGCCGTGGTGTCGAATGCAGCGCACGCTGCGGATGCCGATAACGGCAAGAGGCTGTCCGACAGCCATAATTGCGCGGCTTGTCATGGCGCAAAGCTCAATACGCCAGTGAGCCCGGAATACCCGAAGCTTGCCGGGCAGCATGCCGATTACACCTATTGGGCGCTGCGCCAGTACCAGATGGGCACGGGCAATCCGCATCTGGGCCGCAATAACGCGATCATGCAGGCGCAGGTGCAAAGCCTGTCGCAAAGCGATATGAAAGACATTGCGGCATATATCGAGTCGCTCAAGGGTGATCTGGTCTTGAAAAAATAA
- a CDS encoding c-type cytochrome, protein MNKFVGKQHVVIAALCALAGVAASAQAADVVGNAKAGQGKVAMCIGCHGIADYRTAYPEVYRVPVLGGQNQAYLVNALHAYKKGDRHFDTMHAITASLTDQDIADVAAYYAVQTPTSKNNPEK, encoded by the coding sequence ATGAACAAATTCGTCGGCAAACAACATGTCGTGATCGCAGCGCTTTGCGCGCTCGCGGGTGTTGCGGCCAGTGCACAGGCAGCGGATGTCGTTGGCAATGCGAAAGCAGGTCAGGGCAAGGTCGCAATGTGTATTGGCTGTCACGGCATTGCGGATTACCGCACGGCCTATCCGGAGGTCTACCGGGTGCCGGTGCTCGGTGGCCAGAATCAGGCGTATCTCGTGAACGCCCTGCATGCCTATAAAAAAGGTGACCGTCATTTCGATACCATGCACGCCATCACGGCGTCGCTAACGGATCAGGACATCGCCGACGTTGCCGCGTATTACGCGGTGCAAACACCCACGTCGAAGAACAATCCCGAAAAGTGA
- a CDS encoding AAA family ATPase, translating into MRFEGSSQYVATDDLKLAVNAAITLQRPLLIKGEPGTGKTMLAEEVAAALNMPLLQWHIKSTTKAQQGLYEYDAVSRLRDSQLGDERVREIRNYIVKGVLWQAFEADQPTVLLIDEIDKADIEFPNDLLRELDRMEFYVYETHELIRARQRPLVIITSNNEKELPDAFLRRCFFHYIKFPEPATMKQIVEVHYPGIKRELLQAALQSFFELREVAGLKKKPSTSELLDWLKLLLAEDIPAHALRSKDQRQIIPPLHGALLKNEQDISLFERLIVMNRNHR; encoded by the coding sequence ATGCGTTTCGAAGGCTCTTCGCAGTACGTCGCTACCGACGATCTCAAGCTGGCCGTCAATGCGGCCATCACGCTCCAACGGCCACTGCTCATCAAGGGCGAGCCTGGCACCGGCAAGACCATGTTGGCTGAAGAAGTCGCCGCCGCGCTCAACATGCCGCTCTTGCAGTGGCACATCAAATCCACCACCAAAGCGCAACAAGGGCTGTATGAGTACGATGCCGTCTCGCGGCTGCGCGACTCACAGCTCGGCGACGAGCGCGTGCGCGAGATCCGCAATTACATTGTCAAGGGCGTGCTGTGGCAAGCCTTCGAGGCCGACCAGCCCACCGTGCTGCTGATCGACGAAATCGACAAGGCGGATATCGAGTTCCCCAACGATTTGCTGCGCGAACTCGACCGCATGGAGTTCTATGTCTACGAAACCCACGAACTGATCCGCGCCAGGCAGCGCCCGCTCGTCATCATCACTTCGAACAACGAAAAAGAACTGCCCGACGCATTCTTGCGCCGCTGCTTTTTCCACTACATCAAATTTCCCGAACCCGCGACGATGAAACAAATCGTCGAAGTGCATTACCCCGGCATCAAGCGCGAGCTATTGCAGGCCGCACTGCAGAGTTTCTTCGAATTACGCGAGGTTGCCGGCCTGAAGAAAAAACCCTCCACTTCCGAGCTACTGGACTGGCTCAAGCTGTTACTGGCCGAAGACATTCCCGCACACGCGCTGCGCTCGAAAGACCAGCGCCAGATCATCCCGCCGCTGCATGGCGCACTATTGAAAAACGAACAGGACATCAGCCTGTTCGAGCGCCTCATTGTCATGAACCGCAATCATCGCTAG
- a CDS encoding GNAT family N-acetyltransferase: MNHWTQPVTLEGRYVSLEPLAPGHAPALAAAAADGELWKLWYTAAIPAPGSESAYIDTALKLRDAGSAQPFAVRERASGEIVGSTRYMNIDNANRRLEIGTTWYARRVQRTALNTEAKLLLLGHAFEQLGAIAVEFRTHFMNHPSRAAIARLGAKQDGILRNHQCDQDGALRDTVVFSIIASEWPAVRAHLQHALRR; this comes from the coding sequence ATGAACCACTGGACCCAACCCGTCACGCTTGAAGGCCGGTACGTCAGCCTCGAACCCCTGGCCCCCGGCCACGCCCCGGCACTCGCCGCAGCCGCCGCCGACGGCGAGTTATGGAAGCTCTGGTACACCGCCGCCATTCCCGCGCCAGGCAGCGAATCCGCCTATATCGACACGGCGCTGAAGTTGCGCGATGCGGGCAGCGCGCAACCGTTCGCGGTACGCGAGCGAGCCTCGGGCGAGATCGTCGGCAGCACGCGCTACATGAATATCGACAACGCCAACCGGCGCCTCGAAATCGGCACGACGTGGTACGCCCGACGCGTGCAGCGCACTGCGCTCAATACCGAAGCCAAGCTGCTGTTGCTGGGTCATGCGTTCGAACAGCTTGGCGCCATTGCCGTCGAATTCCGCACGCACTTCATGAACCACCCATCACGGGCAGCCATCGCCCGGCTCGGCGCAAAACAGGACGGTATCCTGCGCAATCATCAGTGCGACCAGGACGGTGCGCTGCGCGATACCGTGGTGTTCTCGATCATCGCTTCCGAATGGCCCGCCGTGCGCGCTCATTTGCAGCACGCGTTGCGACGTTAA
- a CDS encoding vWA domain-containing protein codes for MLIDFFYTLRAAQLPVSVKEYLTLLEALKAGVIPPSLDAFYYLARLTLVKDEQYFDKFDQAFGAYFEQFERQTEQAFAIPDDWLKKKLQRDFTAAEKAQIEALGGLDALLEQLRQRMAEQKERHEGGNKWIGTGGTSPFGHGGYHPEGIRIGGESAGHRTALKVWQARAYRDYDDQIEIGTRNLKVALRRLRRFAREGAAEELDLPGTIRSTAANAGWLDLKMVPERHNKVKVLMLLDVGGSMDDHIKRTEELFSAARAEFKHLEFYYFHNCVYDFLWKHNRRRHAERTPTWDVLHRYSADYRLIFVGDATMSPYEVLQPGGSVEYNNAEAGAVWLRRLTSQFPHYVWLNPEPERLWEYRQSVALIRDVLSQRMYPLTLAGLESAMRMLSQ; via the coding sequence ATGCTGATCGACTTCTTCTATACCTTGCGCGCCGCGCAACTGCCGGTTTCGGTCAAGGAATACCTCACCTTGCTCGAAGCGTTAAAGGCGGGCGTAATCCCGCCTTCGCTGGACGCGTTCTACTATCTCGCGCGCCTGACGCTGGTCAAGGACGAGCAGTATTTCGACAAGTTCGATCAAGCCTTCGGTGCGTACTTCGAACAGTTTGAACGCCAGACTGAACAGGCCTTTGCCATTCCCGACGACTGGCTGAAAAAAAAGCTGCAGCGCGACTTCACCGCCGCGGAAAAAGCCCAGATCGAAGCACTCGGCGGCCTCGATGCACTGCTGGAACAGCTCCGGCAACGCATGGCCGAACAGAAAGAACGCCACGAAGGCGGCAATAAATGGATCGGCACCGGCGGCACCTCGCCGTTCGGTCATGGCGGCTATCACCCTGAAGGCATTCGCATCGGCGGTGAATCCGCCGGCCACCGCACCGCGCTCAAAGTCTGGCAAGCCCGTGCCTACCGTGATTACGACGACCAGATCGAGATCGGTACGCGCAACCTCAAGGTCGCGTTGCGGCGACTACGCCGTTTTGCCCGCGAAGGCGCCGCCGAAGAACTCGATCTACCCGGCACGATCCGCAGCACCGCCGCCAATGCCGGCTGGCTCGACCTGAAAATGGTGCCCGAGCGGCACAACAAGGTGAAAGTACTGATGCTGCTCGATGTCGGCGGCTCGATGGACGATCACATCAAACGCACCGAAGAGCTCTTTTCTGCCGCCAGGGCCGAGTTCAAGCATCTGGAGTTTTATTACTTTCACAATTGCGTCTACGATTTTCTCTGGAAACACAACCGGCGGCGCCATGCCGAGCGCACGCCCACCTGGGACGTGCTGCATCGCTACAGCGCCGATTACCGGCTGATTTTCGTCGGCGACGCCACCATGAGCCCCTATGAAGTGCTGCAGCCTGGCGGTTCGGTCGAATACAACAACGCGGAAGCCGGTGCGGTGTGGCTGCGGCGTCTGACCAGCCAGTTTCCGCATTACGTGTGGCTCAATCCTGAACCCGAGCGGCTGTGGGAGTACCGGCAATCGGTGGCGCTGATCCGTGACGTACTCAGCCAGCGCATGTATCCGCTTACGCTGGCTGGGCTCGAAAGCGCGATGCGCATGCTCAGCCAGTAA